GTGAAAATGTTTGGGAACGAGTTCGTTCTGTGTTTATTTTACGACTAGTGGATCAGAACAGTGAAAAAACCCGCACGTGTGAGCGTTATCAGAAccctatacatatatatatatatgcatgatagTCCGTAACAACATACAAACATTCTAATAGCAATTGTAGTTgagaaaaatatattttctttAACTATAATTACTTAGGTACAATAAAAATAAGACGCTAGCACATACTACAACGATAAAGGCATATACAGAACAAGCAAGTGGATTTGCGCAGCTGAGTGATAATTGGTCGATCCGATAGGATTGGATGACGATAAACCCCCCTATCTCTACAGTCTACAGTCTACACGCAGGTGGGCAGGTGTCCTTCGTCTTTCTCCACACCAGGATTAAACATATCAATCCATCAACGTCACGCGCCACTGCTTCGCCGACGCACAGATCCACCAGCCAAGCGTACGTTTCACCCCTCCTCGCCCAACACTACCGAAATCAACCTCCCAAGAACAGCGTGCCCGGATCACCGGCGAACCGCGAGCACTCCGTCGGCTGCGCCTGTTTGACGCGGCGATGAGCTCGGCGGCGCACCAGCGGCAGCCCCACGCGGTGCTGATCCCGCAGCCGGCGCAGGGGCACGTCACGCCGATGCTGCACCTCGCCAAGGCGCTGCACGCCCGGGGCTTCCGCATCACCTTCGTCAACTCCGAGTACAAccgccgccgcctgctccggTCCCGCGGCCCGGGCTCGCTGGACGGCGCCGACGGCTTCCGATTCGAGGCCGTCCCGGACGGCCTGCCACCGCCGTCCGACGACCACGGCGACGACGTCACGCAGGACATCGCCGCGCTCTGCCTGTCCACCACCAAGCACAGCGCCGCGCCGTTCAGGGAGCTGCTCGTCAGGCTTAACAACGGCATGCCGGGGGCGCCGCCGGTGAGCTGCGTCATAGCCGACGGCGTCATGAGCTTCGCGCAGAGGGTCGCCGGGGAGATGGGCATCCCGGCCTTGGTGTTCTGGACTACCAGCGCCTGCGGCTTCATGGGTTACCTCCACTTCGCCGAGCTCGTCAGAAGAGGCTATGTGCCACTCAAAGGTGTGTGCTGATCGATGTCTAGTACGGATTGACAGTTCTGTTCTGACAGAAGATGATTGTTCTTGTTCTGTAAATTTTGCAGATGAGAGTGACCTGACTAATGGATACCTGGACACTGTCATCGACTGGATCCCCGGAATGGAAGGCATCCGTCTGAAAGACATACCCAGCTTCATCAGAACGACCGACCCGGACGACGTGATGCTCAACTTCGACGGCGGCGAGGCGCAGAACGCGCGCGGCGCCCGCGGGCTCATCCTCAACACGTACGACGAACTGGAGCAGGACGTTGTCGACGCGCTCCGCCGCACGTTCCCGCGCCTGTACACCGTCGGCCCGCTGCCCGCGTTCGCCAAAGCCGCCGCGGGAGGCGCCGAGCTGGACGCGATCGGCGGCAACCTCTGGGAGGAAGACGCGAGCTGCCTCCGCTGGCTGGACGCCCAGAAGCAGCCCGGCTCGGTCGTGTACGTCAACTTCGGCAGCATCACGGTGGTGACCACGGCGCAGCTCACGGAGTTCGCGTGGGGGCTGGCGAGCTGCGGCCGGCCGTTCCTGTGGGTTGTCCGGCCGGACCTGGTCGCCGGCGAGAAGGCCGTGCTGCCGGAGGAGTTTGTCCGGGACACCAAGGACAGGGGAGTCCTGGCGAGCTGGTGCCCCCAGGAGCGCGTCCTCTCGCACCCGTCGGTGGGGCTGTTCCTGACGCACTGCGGGTGGAACTCGACGCTGGAGAGCGTGTGCGCTGGCGTGCCGATGGTCTGCTGGCCCTTCTTCGCCGAGCAGCCGACCAACTGCCGGTACGCGTGCGCCAAGTGGGGCATCGGGATGGAGATCGGCGGCGACGTGAACAGGGAGGAGGTGGCGCGGCTCGTGCGCGAGGCCATGGACGGCGAGAAGGGCGAGGCGATGAGAGCGAGCGCGACGGCGTGGAAGGAGAGCGCCAGGGCGGCGACGGAGGGAGGTGGCTCGTCGAGCGAGAACATGGA
This genomic stretch from Hordeum vulgare subsp. vulgare chromosome 6H, MorexV3_pseudomolecules_assembly, whole genome shotgun sequence harbors:
- the LOC123404413 gene encoding 7-deoxyloganetin glucosyltransferase-like, whose amino-acid sequence is MSSAAHQRQPHAVLIPQPAQGHVTPMLHLAKALHARGFRITFVNSEYNRRRLLRSRGPGSLDGADGFRFEAVPDGLPPPSDDHGDDVTQDIAALCLSTTKHSAAPFRELLVRLNNGMPGAPPVSCVIADGVMSFAQRVAGEMGIPALVFWTTSACGFMGYLHFAELVRRGYVPLKDESDLTNGYLDTVIDWIPGMEGIRLKDIPSFIRTTDPDDVMLNFDGGEAQNARGARGLILNTYDELEQDVVDALRRTFPRLYTVGPLPAFAKAAAGGAELDAIGGNLWEEDASCLRWLDAQKQPGSVVYVNFGSITVVTTAQLTEFAWGLASCGRPFLWVVRPDLVAGEKAVLPEEFVRDTKDRGVLASWCPQERVLSHPSVGLFLTHCGWNSTLESVCAGVPMVCWPFFAEQPTNCRYACAKWGIGMEIGGDVNREEVARLVREAMDGEKGEAMRASATAWKESARAATEGGGSSSENMDRLVKFLRAGCDGAS